The segment CTCGCTGCGGCCGCGCTGCTGGCTGTGGAGCTGAACCTGTTCGGGCTGTTCTGAGCCCGTGGAACCGTGTGATTGTGTCGCAGACACCCAGAACTGCTTAGTCCCGTACACGAGAGCCACGAGATATGCCCGGTCCCATCTTCGAAGCCGGCGAACGAATCACCCTCCGAACCGCCGAGGACGAGGACGCCGAGTTCCTCGCCACCCACTCGAACGACCCACGCATCCGCGACCCGATGACGCTCGTCGGTCCCACGAACCTCGACGAGCAGCGCGAACACATCGGCGACGACGGCGACGGCGCGCAGTTCCTCGTCTGCGTCGAGGGCGACGACGCCGGCTACGACGAGCGGTTCGTCACCGATGACGGCGTCGAGCCCATCGGCTTCGTCATGTTCTTCCACGTGAACGAGCGCGCCGGCAACGGCGAGGTCGCGTACTGGCTCTCCCCGGCGGTCCACGGCGAGGGCTACTCGACGGAGGCCGTCTCGCTCGTCCTCGACTACGCGTTCGAGAGCCGCCGCCTCCATCGCATGGAGGCCCGGGCGCTCTCGACGAACGAGGCCTCGCGGGGACTGCTCGAGTCGCTCGGCTTCCGCGAGGAGGGCGTCTCCCGCGACGCGAAGTTCGTCCGCGGCGAGCACGTCGACGTCCACGACTACGGCCTGCTCGAAGAGGAGTGGCTCGACGGCGACGACTGAACCCGGCAGCGAGGCCCGGACCGTCACACCGCCCCACACCCCCGCAACCACTTTTTACCCGCCGACGCCACGTCTCTCCATGCCAGGTGCTGCCTTCCTCGCGAACGACCGCGTCACCCTCCGAACCGTCGAGCGCGACGACTGTGCGTTCCTCACCGAGCACAAGAACGACGAGCGAATCCGCCGCCCGCTCGCCTGGCCGTACCCGGCCAACGAGACGCAGATGGAGGAGTTCTTCGAGAACGTCCTCTCGGACGACGACGGCGTCAGCCTCCTCATCTGCATCGACGACGACGACCCGGTCGGCCTGGTCTCCGTCTCCGTCGAGGACGAGCGCACCCGCTGGGGCGACCTCGGCGTCTGGGTCGTTCCCGAGCAGTGGGGCGAGGGCTACGCGACCGCCGCCGCCGAACTCGTCGTCGACTACGCCTTCGCGGAGCGCAATCTGCACCGCCTCCTGGCCCGCGTGCTGGCGACGAACGAGGCTTCCAGACGGATCTGGGAGAAACTCGGCTTCACCCACGAGGGCACCCTCCGCGAGGAGGAGTTCGACGACGGCGAGTACGTCGACATGCACTACTACGGCCTGCTGGAGGACGAGTGGCTCGACGGCGACGGCGTCTGAGAACCCCTCACACACCGCCGAAACGGCTTTTTCGTGGGGCACACGACGTTGGCCCATGCCAGGAGCCGCCTTCCTCTCCGGCGAGCGCGTCACCCTCCGGACGGTCGAGGAGGAGGACCTCGACCTCCTCAACCGGAACGTCAACGACCCGCGCGTCCGCCGGCCGCTGACCAGTGCAGACCCCGCCAACAGCGAGCAGACCCGCGAGTTCTTCGAGGAGGTCGTCTCCGGCGACGACTCGGTGAACCTCCTCATCTGCGTCGACGACGGGGACGAACCCGAACCGGTCGGCGACATCGTCCTGTTCAAGATCCAGGACCGCAGGCGCTGGGCCGAGATCGCGATCAGCATCGCGCCCGAGCACTGGGGCAACGGCTACGCCACCGAGGCGAGCGAGCTGCTCGTCGACTACGCGTTCTCCGAGCGCAACCTCCACCGCCTCCAGACCCGCGTCATCGAACCCAACGACGCCTCCGCGCGCATCTGGGAGAAGCTCGGCTTCACCCTCGAGGGCACCCTCCGCGAGAACCAGTACTACGAGGGCGAGTACGTCGGCACCCGGTACTACGGGCTGCTCGAAGACGAGTGGAGGCAGTAGAAAGCGGTATCAGTTAGCACATTCTACTCGGTAGTATGGCGACATCCGTGAAGGTCGATGACCGGACGAAGGACCTGCTGGAACGTCTCCAGGCGGAGATTCGACTGGAGACCGGCGAACGGGTGACACAACAGGAGTTGTTGCGCCGCATCACCGAACACGGGTTCGAGTCCCGCGACGAACTCGTCGCCTCCTTCCGCGACGAGTGGGACGGACTCACCGAAGCGGAGACCGAACAGTGGCTCTCGGGGACGATCTCCTCGGGGACGGAGACGGACGAGGACGACATCGACGAAATCCTGTACGGATGAGCGTCTTCGTCGACACCGGCGTCTTCTACGCCCAGCACGACAGCGACGCAACCCGCCACGAACCCGCTGTCGACGCCATGCGCCGGCTCGCGTCCGGGGAGTTCGGCCGCGTCTACACCAGCGACTACGTGTACGACGAGGCCGTCACACTCACGAGACAACGGTTCGGGGACCACGCGGCAGC is part of the Haloarchaeobius litoreus genome and harbors:
- a CDS encoding GNAT family N-acetyltransferase, coding for MPGAAFLANDRVTLRTVERDDCAFLTEHKNDERIRRPLAWPYPANETQMEEFFENVLSDDDGVSLLICIDDDDPVGLVSVSVEDERTRWGDLGVWVVPEQWGEGYATAAAELVVDYAFAERNLHRLLARVLATNEASRRIWEKLGFTHEGTLREEEFDDGEYVDMHYYGLLEDEWLDGDGV
- a CDS encoding GNAT family N-acetyltransferase, producing MPGAAFLSGERVTLRTVEEEDLDLLNRNVNDPRVRRPLTSADPANSEQTREFFEEVVSGDDSVNLLICVDDGDEPEPVGDIVLFKIQDRRRWAEIAISIAPEHWGNGYATEASELLVDYAFSERNLHRLQTRVIEPNDASARIWEKLGFTLEGTLRENQYYEGEYVGTRYYGLLEDEWRQ
- a CDS encoding GNAT family N-acetyltransferase; this translates as MPGPIFEAGERITLRTAEDEDAEFLATHSNDPRIRDPMTLVGPTNLDEQREHIGDDGDGAQFLVCVEGDDAGYDERFVTDDGVEPIGFVMFFHVNERAGNGEVAYWLSPAVHGEGYSTEAVSLVLDYAFESRRLHRMEARALSTNEASRGLLESLGFREEGVSRDAKFVRGEHVDVHDYGLLEEEWLDGDD